The following proteins are co-located in the Triticum aestivum cultivar Chinese Spring chromosome 1A, IWGSC CS RefSeq v2.1, whole genome shotgun sequence genome:
- the LOC123057691 gene encoding sm-like protein LSM3A has translation MASEEDVAVKEPLDLIRLSLDERIYVKLRSDRELRGKLHAYDQHLNMILGDVEEIVTSIEIDDETYEEIVRTSKRTIPYLFVRGDGVILVSPPLRTV, from the exons atggcgtcggagGAGGATGTGGCGGTGAAGGAGCCGCTGGATCTCATACGGCTCAGCCTCGACGAGCGCATCTACGTCAAGCTCCGCTCCGACCGCGAGCTCCGCGGCAAGCTCCAT GCTTATGATCAACATCTCAATATGATACTTGGAGATGTAGAAGAGATAGTGACTTCCATTGAAATTGATGATGAGACTTACGAGGAGATTGTTCGT ACCAGCAAGCGCACCATCCCCTACCTTTTTGTCCGAGGAGATGGCGTGATACTGGTTTCGCCGCCCTTGCGGACCGTCTGA
- the LOC123057557 gene encoding soluble inorganic pyrophosphatase: MSQDKAAGEKAAAEPKRQTPRLNERILSSLSRRSVAAHPWHDLEIGPGAPAVFNVVVEITKGSKVKYELDKKTGMIKVDRILYSSVVYPHNYGFVPRTLCEDNDPIDVLVLMQEPVLPGTFLRARAIGLMPMIDQGEKDDKIIAVCADDPEYHNLNHLSELSPHRLQEIRRFFEDYKKNENKEVAVNDFLQADDARAAIQHSMDLYAEYIMHSLRQ, encoded by the exons ATGAGCCAGGACAAGGCCGCCGGCGAGAAGGCGGCGGCGGAGCCCAAGAGGCAGACGCCGCGGCTCAACGAGCGgatcctctcctccctctcccggaGGTCCGTCGCCGCCCACCCGTGGCACGACCTCGAGATCG GCCCTGGCGCTCCGGCGGTGTTCAACGTGGTGGTGGAGATCACCAAGGGGAGCAAGGTCAAGTACGAGCTCGACAAGAAGACCGGGATGATCAAG GTCGACCGGATCCTCTACTCCTCCGTGGTGTACCCTCACAACTACGGCTTCGTCCCACGCACCCTCTGCGAGGACAACGACCCCATCGATGTCCTCGTCCTCATGCAG GAACCAGTCCTCCCCGGCACCTTCCTCCGGGCCAGGGCCATCGGCCTCATGCCCATGATCGATCAG GGAGAGAAGGATGACAAGATCATAGCCGTCTGCGCCGACGACCCCGAGTACCACAACCTCAACCATCTCAGCGAGCTCTCTCCCCATCGCCTCCAGGAGATCCGCCGCTTCTTCGAAGATT ACAAGAAGAATGAGAACAAGGAGGTGGCTGTCAACGACTTCCTCCAGGCCGATGATGCCCGTGCTGCCATCCAGCACTCCAT GGATCTGTACGCGGAATACATTATGCACAGCCTAAGGCAGTAG
- the LOC123057699 gene encoding cysteine-rich receptor-like protein kinase 10 has protein sequence MATSPRAMRSLSPLYSLLLLIGAANAAADTLVHTECPSDTNYTRGGVFQANLDALLSFLPAAASAASGFAENATGAAPDEAYGLAQCRADVSASDCRTCLDASAQDAASKCPGQKTSMLIYDNCLLRYSNASFFGAADTSPVARLCNTGNVTQPELFRTQLGALMSNLTRRAAYSSPRMFAAGAADFTSFTKVYGMAQCTRDLAGDDCYQCLTGAVSSIPTTCDGKQGGQIISRSCSIRYEVNLFYNAQAAEAAMSPPPPAVNGSDQSGPAGRAGNDDATAKIALFVSIPVAVVLLVMLTVALYLCKRKNKKPHEHVRISSSEGGDGTDMGSSESLLYDLGTLRAATDNFSEENKLGEGGFGPVYKGILRDGQEIAVKRLSKTSQQGLVEMRNEVVLVAKLQHKNLVRLLGCCIQEEEMLLVYEFLPNRSLDKILFDPARRQELTWGHRFRIIQGIGRGLLYLHEDSRLTIIHRDLKARNILLDPDMNPKISDFGLAKLFSVDASVGNTSHIAGTYGYMAPEYALHGIFSAKSDVYSYGVLVLEIIAGRRNNFAQYPGTNGEDLLTTVWRHWSRGSVSGLLDGCSADGLQPTEMLRCVHVGLLCVQEDAHLRPGMAAVVVMLNSRSITLPVPTTPAYVVSGRAGALGRSTTREAQAPTGAVRGPYVNDASVSGLEAR, from the exons ATGGCGACCTCCCCACGAGCCATGCGTAGCCTGAGCCCCCTGTACTCTCTCCTCCTCCTTATCGGCGCAGCCAACGCCGCCGCGGACACTTTGGTGCACACCGAGTGCCCGAGCGACACAAACTACACCCGCGGCGGCGTCTTCCAGGCCAACCTCGacgccctcctctccttcctccccgccgccgcgtcggCCGCGTCCGGGTTCGCCGAGAACGCCACCGGCGCAGCGCCTGACGAGGCGTACGGGCTCGCGCAGTGCCGCGCCGACGTGAGCGCATCCGACTGTCGCACGTGCCTTGACGCCTCCGCGCAGGACGCGGCCAGCAAGTGCCCCGGCCAGAAAACGTCCATGCTCATCTACGACAACTGCCTCCTGCGCTACTCGAACGCAAGCTTCTTCGGCGCCGCCGACACGTCGCCGGTGGCCCGCCTCTGCAACACGGGGAACGTGACGCAGCCCGAGCTGTTCAGGACGCAGCTGGGCGCGCTGATGAGCAACCTCACCCGCAGGGCGGCGTACTCGTCCCCGCGGATGTTCGCGGCCGGCGCGGCCGACTTTACGTCCTTCACGAAGGTCTACGGCATGGCCCAGTGCACGCGCGACCTTGCCGGCGACGACTGCTACCAATGCCTCACCGGAGCCGTCTCGTCCATCCCGACCACCTGCGACGGGAAGCAGGGAGGGCAGATCATCTCCCGGAGCTGCTCTATCCGGTACGAGGTGAACCTTTTCTACAACGCCCAGGCCGCCGAGGCGGCGATGTCTCCGCCACCGCCAGCAGTAAACGGCAGCGACCAGTCCGGCCCTGCAGGACGCGCCG GAAACGACGACGCCACGGCCAAGATAGCTCTGTTCGTCTCCATTCCTGTTGCTGTGGTGCTGTTGGTGATGTTGACGGTTGCTTTGTATCTCtgcaagaggaagaacaagaaaccACACGAACATGTGCGGATATCCAGCTCCG AGGGTGGGGATGGAACAGACATGGGAAGCTCAGAGTCTCTGCTGTACGATCTGGGCACTCTAAGAGCTGCCACTGACAACTTCTCTGAAGAAAATAAGCTCGGGGAAGGCGGGTTCGGGCCGGTCTACAAA GGCATTCTGCGGGACGGGCAGGAGATCGCGGTGAAGAGGCTGTCCAAGACCTCCCAGCAAGGGCTCGTGGAGATGAGGAACGAGGTCGTGCTGGTGGCCAAGCTCCAGCACAAGAATCTGGTGCGTTTGCTCGGCTGCTGCATCCAGGAGGAGGAGATGCTCCTCGTCTACGAGTTCCTTCCCAACAGAAGCCTCGACAAGATTCTATTCG ATCCTGCGAGGCGCCAAGAGCTTACCTGGGGGCACAGGTTCAGGATCATCCAGGGGATCGGGCGAGGCCTTCTTTACCTCCACGAAGATTCGAGGCTGACCATCATCCACCGCGACCTCAAGGCGAGGAACATCCTGCTAGACCCCGACATGAACCCCAAGATCTCCGACTTCGGCCTCGCCAAGCTATTCAGCGTGGATGCCAGCGTCGGGAACACCAGCCACATCGCCGGAACCTA CGGCTACATGGCGCCGGAGTACGCTCTGCACGGCATCTTCTCGGCCAAATCGGACGTGTACAGCTACGGCGTCCTTGTACTGGAGATCATCGCGGGTCGCCGCAACAATTTCGCCCAATATCCGGGCACTAACGGCGAAGATCTTCTGACCACG GTCTGGAGGCACTGGAGCCGTGGGAGCGTGTCGGGGTTGCTCGACGGCTGCTCGGCCGACGGGCTCCAGCCGACGGAGATGCTGCGGTGCGTCCACGTGGGGCTGCTCTGCGTTCAGGAGGACGCGCACCTCCGGCCAGGCATGGCGGCGGTCGTCGTCATGCTCAACAGCCGCTCGATTACGCTCCCTGTGCCGACGACGCCGGCCTATGTCGTTTCCGGCCGCGCGGGTGCGTTGGGGAGGAGCACGACGCGCGAGGCACAGGCTCCGACGGGAGCTGTTCGTGGGCCTTATGTCAACGACGCCTCCGTTTCTGGCCTGGAGGCCCGGTGA